One Deinococcus planocerae DNA window includes the following coding sequences:
- a CDS encoding leucine-rich repeat domain-containing protein: MPTDEDSVVAEGLNHQHTTGPRAQDLLAVLERDPSARPDHLNLNGCRLQTLPESLRRCTDARVLSVYDNELTGVPEWVWEMTGLSTLNLSANRLTELSPGLGRLTGLEMLDLGHNGLSTLPDVFAGLQELRFLYLSNNRLTTLPDSLRYLGSLVYLNVTDNALTALPDWLGELANLVEFRAYNNALTSLPESVGALSDLRELHVMNNRLTSLPPELGNCTRLGKLMAQGNALTTMPEEIGKLGALTELDLRFNHLTELPASLAELEHLRFLDLRANGLTALPEGLAFLPNLERLDLRWNRLTSLPAAFRRLEERGCLIYT; the protein is encoded by the coding sequence ATGCCCACCGACGAGGACAGCGTGGTCGCCGAAGGCTTGAACCACCAGCACACGACGGGACCGCGCGCACAGGACCTGCTTGCCGTCCTCGAACGCGACCCCTCCGCCCGACCCGACCACCTGAATCTCAATGGCTGCCGCCTTCAAACCCTGCCCGAGAGCCTGAGACGTTGCACGGACGCCCGGGTCCTGAGCGTGTACGACAACGAGTTGACAGGGGTGCCGGAGTGGGTGTGGGAGATGACGGGGCTGAGCACGCTCAACCTCTCGGCGAACCGGCTGACCGAACTCTCCCCGGGGCTGGGCAGGCTGACCGGGCTGGAGATGCTCGACCTCGGCCATAACGGGTTAAGCACGCTGCCGGACGTGTTCGCCGGGTTGCAAGAATTGAGATTCCTGTACCTCAGCAACAACCGCCTGACCACGCTGCCCGACTCCCTGCGTTACCTGGGCTCGCTCGTCTACCTCAATGTCACCGACAACGCCTTGACGGCCCTTCCTGACTGGCTGGGCGAGTTGGCGAACCTCGTCGAGTTCCGCGCATACAACAACGCCCTCACGTCCCTGCCGGAATCGGTCGGAGCATTGAGCGACCTGCGGGAACTGCACGTCATGAACAACCGCCTGACCAGCCTGCCGCCCGAGTTGGGGAACTGCACCCGCCTGGGCAAGCTGATGGCGCAGGGCAACGCCCTCACGACAATGCCCGAGGAGATCGGCAAGCTCGGCGCCCTCACCGAACTGGACTTGAGGTTCAACCACCTGACGGAACTGCCCGCCTCGCTGGCCGAGCTGGAACACCTGCGCTTCCTCGACCTGCGGGCGAACGGGCTGACGGCGCTGCCGGAAGGGCTGGCCTTTCTCCCGAACCTGGAGCGGCTGGACCTGCGCTGGAACCGCTTGACCTCCTTGCCCGCGGCGTTCCGGCGGCTGGAGGAGCGGGGGTGCCTGATCTATACCTGA